The sequence below is a genomic window from Chloroflexota bacterium.
CGAGGGGTGCTTACCCCGCCGGAATGCCCCCTCTTTGGGCGGGTGTGCACCCCCGAAGCGCCGCAGGGCCCCTGTATGGTTTCTGCCGAGGGGGCTTGCGCGGCGTGGTATGGGTATGGCCGGGCAGAAGAAGCGCCCTCCGCACGCTAAAAGGTGGGAGGCTCTACAAAATCTTCGATGTGGTGCCGCACGGCGTAGGTCGCGGCTTCGATGCGGTTGTTGAGCCCCAATTTGGCGAGAATGGAACTGACGTGGTGGCTTACCGTCTTGCGGGAGAGGTAGAGAATTTCGGCAATATCGGCGTTGGATTTGCCCTGGGCAACCAGCCAGAGCACTTGCATTTCCCGGTCTGAGAGGCCCTTGAAGGCCAGTTCCCGGTGTTCTTTTTCCATTTCGTGGAGCCGCTTGAGGACGCGGTCGGTGCCGATGGGGTCGAGGGCGGCGTGGCCGGCCTGCACGGCTTCGATGGCGCGCACCAGTTCGCGGGCGCTGATTTGCTTGAGCACGTAGCCCGAGGCTCCCGCACGCAGTGCCTGGGTGATGAGCTCTTCGTCGCCAAACGACGAGAGAATGATCACCTTGATGTGCGGCCATTGCGAAGTGATGCGGCGGCAGGCCACCAGGCCGCTGTCGTCGGGCAGGCGGATGTCCATGATGACG
It includes:
- a CDS encoding response regulator transcription factor — its product is MKTVRILLVDDHEVVRLGLKRLLENVEWIKVIGEAGTAAEALQMAPSLQPDIVIMDIRLPDDSGLVACRRITSQWPHIKVIILSSFGDEELITQALRAGASGYVLKQISARELVRAIEAVQAGHAALDPIGTDRVLKRLHEMEKEHRELAFKGLSDREMQVLWLVAQGKSNADIAEILYLSRKTVSHHVSSILAKLGLNNRIEAATYAVRHHIEDFVEPPTF